In the genome of Hymenobacter taeanensis, one region contains:
- the menB gene encoding 1,4-dihydroxy-2-naphthoyl-CoA synthase, protein MAEQLTWTPIKEFREILFTQHGGIAKISINRPQVHNAFTPLTVQEMIEAMDICRNRTDIGVIILTGEGGKAFCSGGDQSVRGHGGYVGEDTVPRLNVLDLQKMIRSIPKPVVAMVAGWAIGGGHVLHVVCDLTVAAENARFGQTGPNVGSFDGGFGASYLARIVGQKKAREIWFLCDQYNAQEALDMGLVNKVVPLEQLEETTVAWCHKILEKSPLALRMLKSSFNAELDGQAGIQELAGNATLLYYLSEEAKEGKNAFIEKRKPDFSKFPKFP, encoded by the coding sequence ATGGCTGAACAACTTACCTGGACCCCGATTAAGGAGTTCCGCGAAATTCTCTTCACCCAGCACGGCGGCATCGCCAAAATCAGCATCAACCGCCCGCAGGTGCACAACGCCTTCACGCCCCTCACGGTGCAGGAGATGATTGAGGCTATGGACATTTGCCGCAACCGCACCGATATCGGCGTGATCATCCTGACGGGTGAGGGCGGCAAGGCGTTCTGCTCGGGCGGCGACCAGAGCGTGCGTGGCCACGGCGGTTACGTGGGCGAGGACACCGTGCCCCGCCTGAACGTGCTGGATCTGCAGAAGATGATTCGCTCTATTCCGAAACCTGTGGTAGCCATGGTGGCCGGCTGGGCCATCGGCGGCGGCCATGTACTGCACGTAGTTTGCGACCTGACCGTTGCCGCTGAAAATGCCCGTTTCGGCCAGACCGGCCCAAATGTGGGTTCGTTTGATGGTGGTTTTGGGGCGAGCTATCTGGCCCGCATCGTAGGCCAGAAGAAGGCCCGCGAAATCTGGTTCCTCTGCGACCAGTACAACGCCCAAGAAGCCCTCGATATGGGCCTCGTGAACAAAGTAGTGCCCCTGGAGCAGTTGGAGGAAACCACCGTAGCGTGGTGCCACAAGATCCTCGAAAAGAGCCCCCTGGCCCTGCGTATGCTCAAATCAAGCTTCAACGCGGAGCTGGATGGCCAGGCTGGTATCCAGGAGCTGGCCGGCAATGCCACCCTGCTCTATTACCTCTCTGAAGAAGCTAAAGAAGGCAAAAACGCCTTCATCGAGAAGCGCAAGCCCGACTTCTCGAAGTTCCCTAAGTTCCCGTAA
- a CDS encoding ABA4-like family protein translates to MLLAPDSLFSVANTVALLGWGLLLVAPRWRATRRLVLSGALPLLLAVAYALLISSHYLGPHSSEGGFNSLAEVAALFQDPWGLLAGWVHYLCFDMSIGIWESLDARRRGVPHLLLVPCLLLTFLFGPVGLLLYSLLRHFYSPADSASLSTATL, encoded by the coding sequence ATGCTACTCGCCCCCGATTCTTTGTTTTCCGTGGCCAACACCGTTGCTTTGCTGGGGTGGGGCCTGCTGCTTGTGGCGCCGCGCTGGCGCGCTACCCGGCGGCTGGTGCTGAGCGGGGCGCTGCCGTTGCTGCTGGCAGTGGCCTACGCCCTGCTAATTAGCTCGCACTACTTGGGGCCGCATTCTTCTGAGGGTGGGTTTAACTCTTTGGCTGAGGTAGCCGCCCTGTTCCAAGACCCGTGGGGCCTGCTGGCCGGCTGGGTGCATTATCTGTGCTTTGATATGAGCATTGGGATTTGGGAAAGCCTGGATGCCCGGCGCCGCGGGGTGCCGCACCTGCTGCTGGTGCCCTGCCTGCTGCTCACGTTCCTGTTTGGGCCGGTGGGGCTGCTGCTTTATAGCCTGCTACGGCACTTTTATAGCCCCGCAGATTCCGCATCCCTATCAACTGCTACCCTCTAA
- the map gene encoding type I methionyl aminopeptidase, whose amino-acid sequence MSITSQADLSGLQLISKAVGTTLKQMREYAQPGMTTKEVDEYGGSILAALGAKSAPRLTYGFPGWTCISVNNEVAHGIPSDRKVLHEGDLVNVDVSAELGGYWADNGGSFVLGTDIHRHQPLVDASRQILRTALSRIRGGVRIADIGGLIEKEARKSGYRVIKNLVGHGIGRSLHEEPTEIPCYYDRYNLKRFKKNAVVAVETFISTRATLAHQLNDGWTLATTDGSFVAQHEHTIVITDDQPIILTEANDIWE is encoded by the coding sequence ATGTCTATTACCTCCCAAGCAGATCTTTCTGGGCTTCAACTCATCAGTAAAGCTGTGGGCACCACCCTGAAACAAATGCGCGAGTATGCTCAGCCGGGCATGACCACCAAAGAGGTTGACGAATATGGCGGAAGCATTCTGGCAGCCCTAGGGGCTAAATCGGCGCCGCGGCTTACTTATGGCTTTCCCGGCTGGACGTGCATTAGCGTAAATAACGAAGTAGCGCATGGTATCCCTTCAGACCGCAAGGTGCTGCACGAAGGTGACCTGGTAAACGTCGATGTATCAGCGGAGCTGGGCGGTTACTGGGCCGATAATGGTGGCTCCTTTGTGCTTGGCACGGATATTCACCGGCACCAGCCGCTCGTTGATGCTTCCCGGCAGATACTGCGCACCGCCCTTAGCCGCATTCGCGGCGGGGTGCGCATTGCCGATATTGGTGGGCTGATTGAAAAGGAAGCTCGTAAATCGGGGTATCGGGTTATCAAGAACTTGGTGGGGCATGGCATTGGGCGCAGCTTGCATGAAGAACCCACGGAAATTCCGTGTTATTACGACCGCTACAACCTCAAGCGCTTCAAGAAAAACGCAGTGGTGGCAGTGGAAACCTTTATTTCAACCCGCGCCACCCTGGCCCATCAGCTCAATGACGGCTGGACGCTGGCCACCACAGACGGCAGCTTTGTAGCCCAGCACGAGCACACCATTGTAATTACCGATGACCAACCCATTATTCTGACGGAGGCAAACGATATTTGGGAGTAA
- a CDS encoding DUF6370 family protein, protein MKVLLLLLSLSFATVTVRAQSAPAPTTATPDPAKKLQVVDAACGQCRLGLPGKSCDLAVRVNGKAYFVDGTDIDSHGDAHAKDGLCNSVRKAQVQGEVVDNRFKATYFQLLPETAKVK, encoded by the coding sequence ATGAAAGTCCTGCTTCTACTCCTGTCGTTAAGCTTTGCCACCGTTACGGTGCGTGCCCAATCGGCCCCGGCACCTACAACGGCCACTCCTGATCCGGCTAAGAAGCTGCAGGTAGTAGACGCCGCTTGCGGGCAGTGCCGCCTAGGCCTGCCCGGCAAGAGCTGTGATTTGGCTGTTCGTGTTAATGGCAAAGCCTATTTCGTAGACGGTACCGACATTGACTCGCACGGCGACGCTCACGCTAAAGACGGGTTATGCAACTCTGTGCGCAAAGCACAGGTGCAGGGGGAAGTAGTTGACAACCGTTTCAAGGCTACATACTTCCAGCTTCTGCCAGAAACGGCTAAGGTCAAATAA
- a CDS encoding sensor histidine kinase encodes MLISLRKSPLYQNIKQIRLTVKTKIWMAVTSIVLLFSFFVLFYLPAIQEKTLLNNFNKEVQNQANTVALGVKIAMTEQNFEGVQTAMDFVKKDPLLRFVSLLQTDTVWNTNHTTYKINRTVFKTYPDNKQIDVNATSNDSTVIKRTNFSTPIMHGEVVLAFSTREIIQGKRKIRITSLFFSFLVFSIGIGIGFGLARSISIPVLKLRDAATKVGRGDLTQRVSSKSRDEIGELGLAFNKMVTDLSTARQELEDRTKELIKEKEKSDDLFEGLNKTLTDLKETQEQLIRQEKLASIGQLTKGLVDRLLNPLNYVNNFAAISNELLDESREILSKDAYAADEYIQAELVPLLTMIETNTEKIREHGNSLTRIIKSMDKLLQVKSDIFIETDINAFIENQLAAYKNEIDETHHHITFELVQEPGSNCTTKIVPAEMSSVIYNIINNAIYALHEKSLIDTTFQPKITIKTASTDQDTEIIIQDNGNGISDIEKQQLFSPFFTTKPTSKGVGLGLFISQDIIKMHKGSITVETELNSFTTFTIRLPLSPAAENA; translated from the coding sequence ATGTTAATCAGCTTGCGCAAGTCACCGCTTTATCAAAACATTAAACAAATACGCCTAACGGTCAAGACCAAGATCTGGATGGCGGTGACGAGCATTGTATTGCTTTTTTCCTTCTTCGTTTTATTTTATTTACCTGCTATTCAGGAAAAAACACTACTTAACAACTTCAATAAGGAAGTGCAAAACCAAGCAAACACAGTTGCGCTAGGTGTTAAAATAGCCATGACTGAGCAAAATTTTGAGGGCGTGCAAACTGCCATGGATTTTGTAAAAAAAGACCCTCTACTACGCTTTGTTAGCTTACTACAGACCGATACAGTTTGGAACACCAACCATACTACTTATAAGATAAACAGAACAGTATTTAAAACCTATCCTGATAATAAGCAGATAGATGTTAATGCTACCTCTAATGACTCAACCGTTATAAAAAGAACGAATTTCAGCACACCCATAATGCACGGAGAGGTAGTACTAGCCTTTTCTACCCGCGAAATAATTCAGGGTAAGCGAAAAATCAGAATCACCTCTTTATTCTTCAGCTTCCTGGTTTTTAGCATTGGTATTGGCATTGGCTTTGGGTTAGCCAGGAGTATTTCCATTCCAGTGCTAAAGCTCAGAGATGCCGCTACGAAAGTGGGAAGAGGCGACCTTACCCAGCGAGTGTCCAGCAAGTCTAGGGATGAAATAGGTGAGCTAGGGCTGGCTTTCAACAAAATGGTCACTGACTTATCAACGGCGCGCCAGGAGTTGGAAGACAGAACGAAAGAGTTGATAAAGGAGAAAGAAAAGTCAGATGATTTATTTGAGGGGCTTAATAAAACTCTCACGGATCTAAAAGAAACGCAAGAGCAATTAATTCGGCAGGAGAAGCTGGCTTCTATTGGTCAGCTTACTAAAGGTCTGGTTGATCGGTTGCTTAATCCGCTGAATTATGTAAACAATTTTGCCGCTATATCAAACGAACTATTAGATGAAAGCAGAGAAATATTAAGCAAAGATGCTTACGCAGCAGATGAATACATTCAGGCTGAATTGGTGCCGTTGCTTACCATGATTGAAACGAATACAGAAAAGATCAGGGAGCATGGAAACAGCCTGACAAGAATCATCAAAAGCATGGATAAACTTTTACAAGTTAAATCTGATATTTTTATTGAAACAGATATAAACGCTTTTATAGAAAATCAATTAGCTGCTTATAAAAATGAAATAGATGAAACTCATCATCATATAACCTTCGAGCTAGTGCAAGAGCCAGGCAGCAACTGCACTACTAAAATAGTACCAGCTGAAATGAGCTCTGTTATTTACAATATCATCAATAATGCTATTTACGCACTGCATGAAAAATCATTAATAGACACTACCTTTCAGCCTAAAATAACTATTAAAACTGCCAGTACTGATCAAGACACAGAGATAATAATACAAGACAATGGCAATGGTATCTCCGACATTGAAAAGCAACAGTTATTCTCTCCCTTCTTTACTACCAAGCCTACGTCAAAGGGGGTAGGTTTGGGGCTGTTTATTAGTCAGGATATTATTAAGATGCATAAGGGAAGTATAACTGTTGAAACGGAATTAAACTCATTTACCACGTTCACAATCCGTCTACCTCTATCACCTGCCGCTGAAAATGCGTGA
- a CDS encoding AMP-binding protein: MPASTLLPDSLLLNGREFRYQDIQQYPANTPADLNGYEARVLDFCRQWLNGAQEFGLRTSGSTGKPQLVQMKRRQLEASARRTGDYFDLGPGDRMLVCLNCEFVGGIMMLVRAFERNMHLTIVEPQADPMVLVPAATFDFASFVPLQLREVLANGHGPRLNRMKAILVGGASVEKSLEKEIQKLKVPVYLTYGMTETASHIALRRLNGPSVSPYYQVLPGIHVGQDERGCLTVRADVTNDQLITTNDRVQLQPENHTFEWLGRADFVINSGGVKVQAEKVELVLEVALTELGLSRRAFVAGRPDARLGEQVTVIIEGAPLPPHQQQQLLALLTERLEKYERPREVVYVPQFKTTASGKLDRLGTMRGQGAAPHPHQR; the protein is encoded by the coding sequence ATGCCTGCCTCCACGCTCCTCCCCGATTCGCTTCTGCTCAATGGCCGCGAGTTTCGCTACCAGGATATTCAGCAGTACCCCGCCAACACTCCCGCTGATTTAAACGGCTATGAGGCCCGGGTACTTGATTTTTGCCGGCAGTGGCTAAACGGAGCGCAGGAGTTTGGCTTGCGCACCTCAGGCTCTACGGGTAAGCCCCAGCTGGTGCAAATGAAGCGGCGGCAGCTGGAGGCCTCTGCCCGCCGCACTGGCGACTACTTTGACCTGGGCCCCGGCGACCGAATGTTGGTGTGCCTGAACTGTGAGTTTGTGGGCGGCATCATGATGCTGGTACGGGCCTTTGAGCGCAACATGCACCTCACGATTGTAGAGCCCCAGGCCGACCCTATGGTGCTGGTGCCCGCCGCCACCTTTGATTTTGCCTCCTTCGTGCCGCTGCAACTACGGGAGGTGCTGGCTAATGGCCATGGCCCGCGGCTAAACCGCATGAAGGCCATTCTGGTAGGTGGCGCCTCAGTAGAGAAAAGCCTGGAGAAAGAAATTCAGAAGCTAAAAGTACCCGTGTACCTAACGTATGGCATGACGGAAACAGCCTCGCATATTGCCTTGCGCCGCCTCAACGGCCCCAGTGTCTCGCCATACTACCAGGTGCTGCCGGGCATTCACGTAGGCCAGGATGAGCGCGGCTGCCTCACCGTTCGGGCAGATGTGACCAACGACCAGCTCATCACTACCAACGACCGAGTGCAGCTGCAGCCCGAAAACCACACGTTTGAGTGGCTGGGCCGCGCCGATTTTGTGATCAATAGCGGGGGCGTGAAAGTGCAGGCCGAAAAAGTGGAGCTGGTGCTGGAGGTTGCCCTCACCGAGCTAGGCCTGTCGCGGCGGGCGTTTGTGGCGGGGCGACCCGATGCCAGATTAGGCGAACAGGTGACAGTTATAATAGAAGGCGCCCCGCTCCCACCCCACCAGCAGCAACAGCTACTGGCGCTGCTCACAGAACGCCTGGAGAAGTATGAGCGGCCGCGGGAGGTAGTGTATGTACCGCAGTTTAAAACCACTGCCTCGGGCAAGCTTGACCGCTTGGGCACCATGCGCGGGCAGGGTGCGGCGCCCCACCCGCACCAGCGGTAG